A genomic stretch from Edaphobacter aggregans includes:
- the ccsA gene encoding cytochrome c biogenesis protein CcsA — protein MSLLWLRVAVLLYGIAALAVLPAALYDRPRWRHIAIPATVAALIFHFVSLAEMLNAAHHRLPVDTHETQALLGLLLALAFLLVYWRYKTVSLGIFILPICFLLGIVPAFRPGQETTPFPQFHTGWIFLHIALLLAAYAALFLSLLASLLYLIQERRLKQKAPTPTWLPPLETTDQIALKTLLFGLPCMTAGLLIGSLIAQQTIGPTYFLDPKVLLSFAMWLAYVGMIYIRRHAGLRGRRAVYLSSFVFLVVLAVWAANQFSAVHRFTTP, from the coding sequence ATGTCCCTTCTCTGGCTCAGAGTCGCCGTTCTCCTCTATGGCATCGCCGCGCTGGCCGTCCTCCCGGCGGCCCTCTACGACCGTCCCCGCTGGCGGCACATCGCCATCCCTGCCACTGTTGCCGCACTCATCTTCCACTTCGTCTCGCTCGCCGAGATGCTCAACGCCGCCCACCACCGCCTCCCCGTCGATACCCACGAAACCCAGGCCCTACTTGGCCTCCTCTTGGCCCTGGCTTTCCTGCTCGTCTATTGGCGATACAAAACCGTCTCTCTCGGCATCTTCATCCTGCCCATCTGCTTCCTCCTCGGCATCGTCCCCGCCTTCCGTCCCGGCCAGGAGACCACGCCCTTCCCGCAGTTCCACACCGGCTGGATCTTTCTCCACATAGCGCTCCTTTTAGCCGCTTACGCCGCTCTCTTCCTCTCACTACTGGCCTCGCTCCTCTACCTGATTCAAGAGCGCCGCCTCAAGCAGAAAGCCCCAACCCCCACGTGGCTCCCGCCCCTCGAAACCACCGACCAGATAGCCCTCAAGACCCTCCTCTTCGGCCTGCCCTGCATGACCGCCGGCCTTCTCATCGGCTCCCTAATTGCCCAGCAGACTATTGGCCCAACCTATTTCCTCGACCCCAAGGTCCTGCTCTCCTTCGCCATGTGGCTGGCCTACGTCGGAATGATCTACATCCGCCGCCACGCCGGTCTTCGCGGACGTCGCGCCGTCTATCTCTCTAGCTTCGTCTTCCTCGTCGTCCTCGCCGTCTGGGCGGCCAACCAATTCTCCGCCGTACACAGGTTCACAACGCCATGA
- the mutS gene encoding DNA mismatch repair protein MutS, protein MGNETTAVLGMDVAGLTPVMRQYRAAKDAHPDALVFFRLGDFYELFFEDAVVAARELQLTLTSRDKTKTVPMCGVPYHAAEGYLQKLLRKGYKIALCEQMEDPKQTKTIVRREVTRVLTPGTALDPALGAEQSNYLASIVVTGSGAGSVCGLALLDLSTGEFRATEFAGVGAWAQLVDELGRVRPVELLYGQGLLGGVNLAGEATEEASAGVEGIRTKTPLEEWVFTAEYAVPLLRNHFKVHSLDGMGLGGHDAAGVAAGALLHYMRATKQGGLEHVDGLRFYERSNSLELDAVSVRNLELIEPLFSGESSQTTLFYTLDACCTPMGKRLLRATLLRPSCDRTEIELRLEAVAEATGDLRRREGLRRGMDGVLDLERLLGRVALDSAGPREVLALAATLGCLPGLLGALKEFDAQRWASLMNGFDAMEDLHEMIVRTIADEPPVSLADGGAIRAGIDAELDELRELSRSGRQALAAIEERERTRTGIGSLKVRFNNVFGYYLEVTKANAKAVPANYERKQTLVNAERFTTPELKEYETKILTAQERSAEIERRLFAELRRQLLDAAGRMRETARRVAEVDLLACFAHLATLRGWVQPEVDESGVLEFIQARHPVVERRLEESGGGRFVPNSAHLDADAGPAVLLITGPNMGGKSTYLRQAALLVVMAQCGCFVPAERMRLGLVDRIYTRIGASDNVARGRSTFMVEMTETAAILNTATSRSLVLLDEMGRGTATYDGLSLAWATVEYLHDRIGARTLFATHYHELTLLADRLERLKNLRVTVKETAGGIVFLHTVEAGPASKSYGIEVARLAGLPTGVIARAREVLKVHERTETQQVREASPVATQQLQLTMFTPLSQRIVDRLGEVDVDGLTPREALNLLAELQRELKG, encoded by the coding sequence ATGGGGAATGAGACGACAGCGGTTTTAGGGATGGATGTGGCGGGATTGACTCCGGTGATGCGGCAGTACCGGGCGGCTAAGGATGCGCATCCGGATGCTTTGGTGTTTTTTCGGCTGGGGGATTTTTACGAGCTGTTCTTTGAGGATGCGGTGGTGGCCGCGCGGGAGTTGCAGCTAACGCTGACGTCGCGGGATAAGACGAAGACGGTTCCGATGTGTGGGGTTCCTTACCATGCGGCGGAGGGGTATCTGCAGAAGCTGTTGCGCAAGGGGTACAAGATTGCGCTGTGCGAGCAGATGGAGGATCCGAAGCAGACGAAGACGATTGTGCGGCGTGAGGTGACTCGGGTGCTGACGCCGGGGACCGCGCTCGATCCGGCGTTGGGGGCGGAGCAGAGCAATTATCTTGCGAGCATTGTGGTGACGGGGTCTGGAGCGGGATCGGTTTGTGGGTTGGCTTTGCTGGATCTTTCTACTGGGGAGTTTCGCGCTACGGAGTTTGCCGGAGTTGGGGCGTGGGCTCAGTTGGTGGATGAGTTGGGGCGGGTTCGTCCGGTGGAGCTGTTGTATGGGCAGGGGCTGCTGGGTGGGGTGAATCTTGCCGGTGAGGCTACGGAGGAAGCTTCGGCGGGGGTTGAGGGGATTCGTACGAAGACTCCGCTGGAGGAGTGGGTGTTTACGGCTGAGTATGCGGTTCCGTTGCTGCGGAATCACTTCAAGGTGCACTCGCTTGATGGGATGGGGTTGGGTGGGCACGATGCTGCTGGGGTTGCGGCGGGTGCTCTGCTGCATTACATGCGTGCGACGAAGCAGGGTGGGCTTGAGCATGTCGATGGACTGCGGTTCTATGAGCGGTCGAACTCGCTTGAGCTGGATGCTGTGAGTGTGCGGAATCTTGAGCTGATTGAGCCGCTGTTTTCGGGGGAGAGTTCGCAGACTACGCTGTTCTACACGCTGGATGCTTGTTGTACGCCTATGGGTAAGCGGCTGCTGCGGGCTACGCTGTTGCGGCCTTCGTGTGATCGCACTGAGATTGAGTTGAGGCTTGAGGCTGTTGCGGAGGCTACGGGTGATCTGCGACGGCGTGAAGGTTTGCGGCGTGGGATGGATGGGGTGCTCGACCTTGAGCGGCTGTTGGGGCGCGTTGCGCTGGATTCTGCGGGGCCACGTGAGGTGCTGGCGTTGGCGGCTACGCTTGGTTGTCTACCGGGGTTGTTGGGTGCGCTGAAGGAGTTCGATGCGCAGCGGTGGGCTTCTTTAATGAATGGCTTTGATGCGATGGAGGATCTGCACGAGATGATTGTGCGGACCATTGCCGATGAGCCTCCTGTGTCACTGGCGGATGGGGGTGCGATTCGCGCGGGCATTGATGCTGAGTTGGATGAGCTGCGTGAGTTGAGTCGGAGTGGCCGGCAGGCGCTTGCTGCGATTGAAGAGCGGGAACGGACGCGTACCGGCATCGGCAGTCTGAAGGTTCGATTCAACAATGTGTTTGGGTATTACCTTGAGGTGACGAAGGCCAATGCAAAGGCTGTTCCTGCGAACTATGAGCGCAAGCAGACGTTGGTAAATGCGGAGCGGTTTACTACTCCGGAGTTGAAGGAGTATGAGACCAAGATTCTGACGGCGCAGGAGCGTAGTGCGGAGATTGAACGGCGGTTGTTTGCTGAGCTGCGGCGGCAACTGCTCGACGCGGCCGGGCGTATGCGGGAGACAGCGCGACGTGTGGCGGAGGTCGATCTGCTTGCGTGCTTTGCGCATCTAGCGACGTTGCGTGGATGGGTGCAGCCTGAAGTCGATGAGAGCGGTGTGCTGGAATTTATCCAGGCGCGGCATCCGGTCGTAGAGCGGCGGCTTGAAGAGTCAGGTGGCGGAAGGTTTGTGCCGAATTCTGCTCATCTAGATGCGGATGCGGGGCCTGCGGTATTGCTGATTACGGGGCCGAATATGGGTGGTAAGAGTACGTATCTGCGGCAGGCTGCGCTGCTGGTTGTGATGGCTCAATGTGGATGCTTTGTTCCGGCAGAGCGGATGCGGCTTGGGTTGGTCGATCGGATTTATACGCGGATTGGGGCCAGCGACAATGTGGCGCGTGGGCGATCGACGTTTATGGTCGAGATGACGGAGACTGCGGCAATTTTGAATACGGCGACTTCGCGCTCGCTCGTGCTGCTCGATGAAATGGGGCGCGGGACGGCAACGTATGACGGACTCTCGTTGGCTTGGGCTACGGTGGAGTATCTGCATGATCGCATTGGGGCGCGTACTTTGTTTGCCACTCATTATCATGAGCTGACGCTTCTGGCTGATCGGCTGGAGCGGCTGAAGAATCTGCGTGTGACGGTGAAGGAGACGGCTGGGGGGATTGTCTTTCTCCACACGGTGGAGGCGGGTCCGGCGAGTAAAAGTTATGGCATTGAAGTTGCGCGATTGGCGGGACTGCCTACGGGTGTCATTGCGCGCGCGAGAGAGGTTTTGAAGGTGCATGAGCGGACGGAGACGCAGCAGGTGCGCGAGGCTTCTCCAGTTGCAACACAGCAGCTTCAGTTGACGATGTTCACTCCGCTTTCGCAACGCATTGTTGATCGCTTGGGCGAGGTGGATGTGGATGGACTGACTCCGCGTGAGGCTTTGAATCTGCTGGCGGAGTTGCAGCGTGAGTTGAAGGGATGA
- a CDS encoding ABC transporter substrate-binding protein — translation MTRRDCPAMTFSTAVRRCVWSIIVICTGLLTGCRQRVEEAGSVVMIIESSPNNLDLRQGTDAQSERVGGLIFDALVKKNEHFNLQPWLATSWEQPDALTWIFHLRGGVRFHDGRPLEAEDVAWTIRSMVDGTLITAKGGAFAAVDRVEVRDRLTVVVRLKRPVAGLLFNMSDGLFGVVPRGAGRDFGLHPVGSGPFRFVSAVQDKEVIVDRNENYWAENAGAPAGASRIRHIRFAVVPDAITSALELKKGSADLASNVVTLDMVHTLAQEPNLEVKSSAGAPIIYTNFNVNDPALKDRRVRQAIACAMDRQAIVDAIWRGQARLANTLLPIGHWAAASDGEMAQYPHDIARAQQLLDQAGFHANKDGIRLRITLKTSTDETTRLMAAVLQQQLRATGIQLDIRSAEFGTFYADVTRGAFQMYALRWIGSNEDPDIFRYAYGSDAFPPKGGNRGRYSNPHIDALMAAAAIETDQQRRRADYVEVQKILADDLPGIPLWYPNNQVIHTRRIEGVKPDASGTFDFLRSAWIQISSH, via the coding sequence ATGACACGACGCGACTGTCCGGCGATGACTTTTTCAACGGCTGTTCGCCGTTGCGTCTGGTCGATTATCGTGATCTGTACGGGGCTGCTGACGGGTTGTCGCCAGAGAGTCGAAGAGGCTGGTTCTGTGGTGATGATCATCGAGAGTAGTCCAAACAATCTCGATCTTCGTCAAGGGACAGATGCACAGAGCGAGCGTGTGGGTGGGCTGATCTTCGATGCTTTGGTGAAGAAGAACGAGCACTTCAATTTGCAGCCGTGGCTAGCGACGAGTTGGGAGCAGCCCGATGCTCTCACGTGGATATTCCATCTGCGCGGTGGGGTGCGCTTTCATGATGGGCGGCCGCTTGAGGCCGAGGACGTCGCCTGGACGATACGTAGCATGGTCGATGGCACGTTGATTACGGCTAAGGGCGGCGCCTTTGCTGCGGTCGATCGAGTGGAAGTTCGTGACAGGCTGACGGTAGTCGTGCGATTGAAGCGTCCGGTTGCTGGACTTCTGTTCAACATGAGCGATGGGCTGTTCGGCGTTGTGCCACGTGGGGCGGGCCGGGACTTTGGTTTGCATCCGGTGGGTAGCGGGCCGTTTCGATTTGTGAGCGCGGTGCAAGATAAGGAGGTCATCGTCGACCGGAACGAGAACTACTGGGCAGAGAACGCGGGAGCTCCGGCTGGAGCCAGCAGGATCAGGCACATACGCTTCGCGGTGGTTCCGGATGCCATCACGAGTGCGCTTGAGTTGAAGAAGGGCTCGGCTGATCTTGCGAGCAACGTCGTGACGCTCGACATGGTGCACACGCTTGCGCAGGAACCTAATCTGGAGGTCAAGAGCAGCGCTGGAGCGCCGATCATTTATACGAACTTCAATGTTAATGATCCGGCTCTGAAGGACAGGCGGGTGAGGCAGGCTATTGCGTGTGCGATGGACCGGCAGGCGATTGTGGATGCAATCTGGCGCGGACAAGCGCGGCTGGCTAACACGCTGCTGCCCATTGGGCATTGGGCTGCGGCGAGTGATGGTGAGATGGCTCAGTATCCGCACGATATTGCGCGTGCGCAGCAGTTGCTTGATCAGGCTGGCTTTCATGCGAACAAGGATGGCATCAGGTTGCGGATTACATTGAAGACTTCAACCGATGAGACGACTCGGTTGATGGCGGCGGTGCTTCAACAACAGCTTCGGGCGACGGGGATCCAGCTCGATATCCGCTCCGCTGAGTTTGGGACTTTCTATGCAGATGTGACGCGGGGTGCGTTCCAGATGTATGCGCTGCGATGGATTGGAAGCAACGAAGATCCGGATATCTTCCGCTACGCGTATGGATCGGATGCGTTTCCCCCCAAGGGTGGTAATCGCGGCAGATACTCGAATCCACATATTGATGCGTTGATGGCGGCTGCAGCGATCGAAACTGATCAGCAACGGAGGCGTGCAGATTATGTCGAGGTACAGAAGATACTGGCTGATGACCTGCCGGGGATTCCACTCTGGTATCCGAATAATCAGGTGATTCATACGCGCCGGATTGAAGGTGTTAAACCGGACGCGTCGGGGACCTTCGATTTTCTGCGGAGTGCCTGGATACAGATTTCGTCCCACTGA
- the hemA gene encoding glutamyl-tRNA reductase, with the protein MSLNLVLLGVNHNTAPIEVRERLAIPAGRLADATRTLLHQPGIREGLILSTCNRVELVTLQEDNSAGIDLLRFLHEYFAVPAQTIQPHLYEFREREAVRHLFRVASSLDSMVVGEPQILGQVKESYTVAREVGAVSSQLDTLLQRAFTVAKKVRTETQIGSNSVSIASVAVDLARKIFGSLEGKTVLLVGAGKMSELAARHLIQQGASKILVANRTHSRAEKIAAQFSGPAVHTEAIPFDDLYAQADRADIVITSTGAPQKLFDRSHGQHFLHRRRNRPMFFIDIAVPRDVDPSMNEVEGCFVYDIDDLQQVAAANLADRSREAQAAETIVSREVDKYHERLQSRDAVPAIIALQQNAEAIREAEVARSAKRLAALTPEQREAVEALTRSLTAKLLHPQLTALRESARKKDND; encoded by the coding sequence ATGAGCCTGAATCTCGTACTCCTCGGCGTCAACCACAACACCGCACCCATCGAGGTCCGCGAACGCCTCGCCATCCCTGCAGGCCGCCTCGCCGACGCCACCCGCACCCTCCTGCACCAGCCAGGCATCCGCGAGGGACTCATCCTCTCCACCTGCAACCGCGTCGAACTAGTCACATTGCAGGAAGACAATTCCGCCGGAATCGACCTCCTCCGCTTCCTCCACGAGTACTTCGCCGTCCCCGCCCAGACCATCCAGCCGCACCTCTACGAGTTCCGCGAGCGCGAAGCCGTCCGCCACCTCTTCCGCGTAGCCAGCTCACTCGACTCCATGGTCGTAGGCGAGCCGCAAATCCTCGGCCAGGTCAAAGAGTCCTACACCGTAGCCCGCGAAGTAGGCGCAGTCTCAAGCCAGCTAGACACGCTCCTCCAGCGAGCCTTCACGGTAGCCAAAAAAGTCCGTACCGAAACCCAGATCGGCTCCAACTCCGTCTCCATCGCGAGCGTAGCCGTCGATCTCGCCCGCAAAATCTTCGGCTCGTTAGAAGGCAAAACCGTCCTCCTCGTCGGAGCCGGCAAAATGTCCGAGCTAGCCGCTCGCCATCTCATCCAGCAGGGCGCCTCAAAAATCCTCGTAGCCAACCGCACCCACTCCCGCGCCGAAAAGATCGCAGCCCAGTTCAGCGGTCCCGCGGTTCACACCGAAGCCATCCCCTTCGATGACCTCTACGCCCAGGCCGACCGCGCCGATATCGTCATCACCTCTACCGGAGCCCCACAAAAACTCTTCGACCGCTCCCATGGACAGCACTTCCTCCACCGCCGCCGCAACCGTCCCATGTTCTTCATCGACATCGCCGTCCCCCGCGACGTCGACCCCAGCATGAACGAAGTCGAGGGCTGCTTCGTCTACGACATCGACGACCTCCAGCAGGTAGCCGCTGCCAACCTCGCCGACCGCAGCCGCGAAGCGCAGGCGGCCGAGACAATCGTCAGCAGGGAAGTAGACAAATACCACGAACGCCTCCAGTCTCGCGACGCCGTGCCCGCCATCATCGCCCTCCAGCAAAACGCCGAGGCCATCCGCGAAGCAGAAGTAGCCCGTTCCGCCAAACGTCTCGCCGCGCTCACCCCCGAGCAGCGCGAAGCCGTAGAAGCCCTCACCCGCAGCCTCACCGCCAAGCTCCTTCACCCTCAGCTCACCGCTCTGCGCGAATCCGCCCGCAAAAAAGACAACGACTAA
- a CDS encoding MarR family winged helix-turn-helix transcriptional regulator, whose translation MKRSPANPQKVDDSQSITLHGCIATLLRRFKLEPGILAGSAYADLHANDIGLLQVLAEPGDWSVRKIAQALQSPITTISSALDRLEARRVVVRQRRPSDRRTVYIELTSIGLRLAAKLRDVQVENCRLMLLQLAPNERDELLRLVSKIVGR comes from the coding sequence ATGAAACGAAGCCCCGCAAACCCCCAGAAGGTTGACGATTCTCAATCCATCACGCTCCACGGGTGCATCGCCACCCTTTTGCGCCGTTTCAAGCTCGAACCTGGCATCCTGGCCGGCAGCGCCTATGCAGACCTCCACGCGAACGACATAGGCCTACTCCAGGTGCTGGCAGAGCCTGGCGACTGGAGCGTTCGCAAAATCGCCCAGGCGCTCCAGTCTCCCATCACCACCATCTCCTCAGCGCTCGACCGCCTCGAAGCTCGTCGGGTCGTCGTTCGCCAGCGAAGACCCTCAGACCGCCGCACTGTATACATCGAGCTGACCTCCATAGGTCTTCGATTAGCGGCCAAGCTGCGCGATGTCCAGGTTGAAAACTGCCGTCTCATGTTGCTCCAGCTTGCCCCCAACGAGCGCGACGAACTCCTTCGCCTCGTATCGAAAATTGTTGGCCGCTAA
- a CDS encoding anhydro-N-acetylmuramic acid kinase, with amino-acid sequence MKAKSMVVAGVMSGTSADGVDVALCKISPSQVEGDSPQIKLIGAAGFGYSKAVRAAVLQAMDAKAVSVAEISRLNWRLGEIYADAVVSALDQFGVKAALVGCHGQTIYHQGVASRYLGSDVRCTWQIGEASVIAERLRVPVVSDFRPADLSAGGQGAPLVPMLDYAMFRSAKVNRVLQNLGGIGNMTAIPAGASVDRVMAFDTGPGNMVIDGCMARLYGRGFDRGGTVARRGKVISAVVERILRERYFSALPPKSCGREEFGEKFVDRFVGMCRKAGASDADVVTTATALTAQSIFDAYRRFVWGHLGQIAPLAVRTEYVVAGGGVKNATLMEMLRQGFEPLGVRVRLMQELGVPAQAKEGVAFALMAWLTWFGMTGNVPAATGASRPVVLGKVTHG; translated from the coding sequence ATGAAGGCGAAGTCCATGGTGGTTGCGGGTGTGATGAGTGGGACCTCGGCCGATGGCGTCGATGTTGCGCTGTGCAAGATTTCGCCGTCACAGGTAGAGGGCGATTCTCCGCAAATCAAGTTGATTGGCGCGGCTGGGTTCGGTTATTCAAAGGCGGTACGGGCGGCGGTGTTGCAGGCTATGGATGCGAAGGCTGTCTCCGTAGCGGAGATTTCGCGGTTGAACTGGCGTCTGGGTGAGATTTATGCAGATGCTGTTGTCAGTGCGCTGGATCAGTTTGGGGTGAAGGCTGCGCTTGTGGGATGCCACGGGCAGACGATTTATCACCAGGGCGTTGCTTCGCGATATCTCGGCAGTGATGTGCGATGCACGTGGCAGATCGGTGAGGCTTCGGTGATTGCGGAACGTCTGCGTGTGCCGGTTGTCAGTGATTTTAGGCCCGCTGATCTTTCTGCGGGTGGGCAGGGTGCGCCGTTGGTGCCAATGTTGGATTATGCGATGTTTCGCTCGGCGAAGGTGAACCGTGTGCTGCAGAATCTCGGCGGCATTGGGAATATGACGGCGATTCCTGCGGGCGCTTCGGTCGATCGGGTGATGGCGTTCGATACGGGACCGGGAAATATGGTGATTGATGGATGCATGGCGCGTCTGTATGGTCGTGGATTTGATAGGGGTGGGACGGTGGCGAGGCGAGGAAAGGTGATTTCTGCTGTAGTGGAGCGAATTTTGCGCGAACGCTACTTCTCTGCCCTGCCTCCTAAGAGCTGTGGACGAGAAGAGTTTGGTGAGAAGTTTGTCGACAGATTTGTGGGGATGTGCAGGAAGGCAGGTGCGAGCGATGCGGATGTAGTGACCACTGCAACTGCTCTGACTGCGCAGTCTATTTTTGATGCTTATCGGAGATTTGTGTGGGGACATCTGGGACAGATTGCTCCGTTGGCTGTGCGAACGGAGTATGTGGTCGCTGGTGGGGGTGTAAAGAATGCGACTTTGATGGAGATGCTGCGGCAGGGGTTTGAGCCGCTTGGTGTGCGGGTTCGGTTAATGCAGGAGTTGGGGGTTCCGGCGCAGGCCAAGGAGGGAGTGGCGTTTGCGCTGATGGCGTGGCTAACCTGGTTTGGAATGACGGGGAATGTGCCTGCGGCTACGGGGGCGTCGCGGCCTGTTGTGCTGGGAAAGGTCACCCACGGATGA